One Equus asinus isolate D_3611 breed Donkey chromosome 26, EquAss-T2T_v2, whole genome shotgun sequence genomic window carries:
- the LOC106840946 gene encoding serine/threonine-protein kinase SBK2 isoform X3: MPGKQSDEEQVAAGAAENGTEEDLGGLTAEELQQGQEAALALEDMMALSTQTLVRAEVDELYQQVRPLGQGRFGRVLLVNHRQKGTPMALKQLPKASTSLRAFLYEFCVGLSLGTHPAIVAAYGIGIESANSYSFLTEPVLHGDLIAFIQPKVGLPQAAAQRCAAQLASALEHIHSHGLVYRDLKPENVLVCDLACQQVKLTDFGHTRPRGTLLRLAGPPIPYTAPELCGPPPLPEGLPIQPALDAWALGVLLFCLLTGYFPWDQPLAEADPFYEDFVIWQASGQPEDRPQPWRGLTPVADTLLWGLLDPQPRKRSPVSSVRGYLGRPWRQREGEAEEVYTGDEEDRE; the protein is encoded by the exons ATGCCCGGCAAACAGTCAGATGAGGAACAGGTGGCGGCGGGGGCTGCAGAGAATGGAACTGAGGAGGACCTGGGGGGCCTCACAGCAGAGGAGCTCCAGCAGGGCCAGGAGGCAGCCCTGGCGCTGGAGGACATGATGGCACTTAGCACCCAGACCCTGGTGCGAGCCGAAGTGGATGAGCTCTACCAGCAAGTGCGACCCCTAGGCCAGGGCCGCTTTGGCCGGGTCCTGTTGGTCAACCACCGTCAGAAAG GCACGCCCATGGCCCTGAAGCAGCTCCCAAAGGCCTCCACTTCCCTCCGCGCCTTCCTCTATGAGTTCTGTGTGGGCCTCTCGCTGGGCACGCATCCGGCCATCGTAGCGGCCTACGGCATTGGCATCGAGTCAGCCAACTCCTACAGCTTCTTGACGGAGCCTGTCCTGCATGGGGACCTTATCGCCTTCATCCAGCCCAAG GTGGGCCTCCCGCAGGCAGCAGCCCAGCGCTGCGCAGCCCAGCTGGCCTCGGCCCTGGAGCACATTCACTCGCACGGCCTGGTGTACCGGGACCTCAAGCCGGAGAACGTGCTGGTGTGCGACCTGGCCTGCCAGCAGGTCAAGCTGACCGACTTCGGCCACACGCGGCCCCGTGGGACTCTGCTCCGCCTAGCCGGGCCACCCATCCCCTACACGGCCCCGGAGCTCTGcggccccccgcccctccccgagGGCCTGCCCATCCAGCCCGCCCTGGACGCCTGGGCTCTGGGCGtcctgctcttctgccttctcacCGGCTACTTTCCCTGGGACCAGCCCCTGGCCGAGGCCGACCCCTTCTATGAGGACTTCGTCATCTGGCAGGCCTCGGGCCAGCCTGAGGACAGGCCACAGCCCTGGCGCGGCCTGACGCCCGTGGCCGACACTCTGCTCTGGGGGCTGCTGGACCCTCAGCCCCGAAAGAGGAGCCCTGTGAGCTCCGTGCGGGGCTACCTGGGGCGGCCCTGGCGGCAGCGcgagggggaggcagaggaggtgtACACCGGGGACGAAGAGGACAGAGAGTGA